One part of the Natrinema salinisoli genome encodes these proteins:
- a CDS encoding DapH/DapD/GlmU-related protein, whose amino-acid sequence MTYYEDHGPDRTRTLEPEPTLHDPVSITESELGAWTEVRRNARLNESAIGDYTYLMERVQLDYATVGKFGNIAADARLGPTNHPIYRPTAHHFTYRAAMYDLGSDDESIFEWRADQPVEVGHDVWIGHGAVVLPGVTIGNGAVVGAGAVVAKDVPSYTIVGGVPAESIRRRFPQDVAARIEATEWWHWDHATLAERLDAFRDLDTFLSRYAPAETDRATPD is encoded by the coding sequence ATGACCTACTACGAGGACCACGGACCGGATCGGACGCGTACGCTCGAGCCGGAACCGACGCTGCACGACCCCGTCTCGATCACCGAGAGCGAACTCGGTGCGTGGACCGAAGTTCGGCGGAACGCACGGCTCAACGAGTCGGCCATCGGTGACTACACCTATCTCATGGAGCGCGTCCAGCTCGATTACGCCACCGTTGGGAAGTTCGGCAATATCGCGGCCGACGCCCGGCTCGGACCGACGAATCATCCGATCTACCGCCCGACGGCCCACCACTTCACCTATCGGGCAGCGATGTACGACCTCGGGAGCGACGACGAGTCGATCTTCGAGTGGCGGGCCGATCAGCCGGTCGAGGTCGGTCACGACGTCTGGATCGGGCACGGTGCGGTCGTCCTACCTGGAGTTACTATCGGTAACGGTGCGGTCGTCGGTGCCGGTGCCGTCGTCGCCAAGGACGTTCCCTCCTATACCATCGTCGGTGGGGTCCCTGCCGAATCGATCCGTCGGCGGTTCCCCCAGGACGTGGCCGCTCGCATTGAGGCAACCGAGTGGTGGCACTGGGACCACGCGACGCTGGCCGAGCGACTCGACGCGTTCCGCGATCTGGATACCTTTCTCTCGAGATACGCGCCTGCAGAGACTGACCGGGCAACCCCGGACTGA